A window of the Umboniibacter marinipuniceus genome harbors these coding sequences:
- a CDS encoding TcfC E-set like domain-containing protein, with translation MYRAVIFACCSFLAVSLMAQNANDYVATAPGGEYFSDQNVRVQFFCSLQKDVVEAQRDSIAALYGWYLDIGGKSPLSCLRSAEVPLPIAFNWLERSRRFGFNDAEILNQPLEDAPVAVTAWVPPGFESLLEPQVTRADVFFGGRRIGSYMLIYTPDRVEFQNPELIVERLPDLLEPARVMQSLSGALDPNSVFACGLRGTMGCGELQPTPTVAAVIFDESRFRVDVFVSPEQLAVRSAGVQKFLPPSSAQWSMMQSLYLAMSGDVSDPAAVYSLAGTNTIAWRENRLVTDLNYSDDDLDIDEFALQRDYEGLSYRAGYFNTDSSLLSFGYGGSMRGISMGTSIDTRTDLRQSAGNEITVFLSSRSRVAIYKDGRLVSAQNYDAGNQIIDTTALPGGSYDIDIEITDASGRSTVETRFYVKSSRLPPKDESEWYFELGEATEAIADEVLRQPDGDWITRGGYSTRLSDTIGIGGGLAAHKDETMAEFDLFNIGRYHELQTSIAYSDNDAYGVNLNSNFSVDRWSMAANLRYVDNAHYDNDINPDLTRSLLGNSLTQGSLSLQRSTDFGYFSLQARYNDRFAQEELKTYTFRYTAPAYDFFGSDLYGRVELSKENDDWLALFTVTLRIDDGNFSYRVEPGYRQDYIADTDDYEDEPSLELNADWQDGDRFISDLRLNANAFARPDISGVSLGYDHSFRYGRIRSEVEHIDRNGQKTDSFNLNASTSFIVTDENVAVGGQQQSQSAVVINLDGQLEGVWFDVLVDKRPVAYAIAGTATVVTLRPFETYEIELRARGNGFADVQGDVRSVTLYPGNVVDLSWDVAMVDVVFGQVSLPNGEPVANAVVGGIPGFSVTDEYGLFQAEMKQGTSELTFQTREYSCTVAVPEYRGRAGVASLGSLQCE, from the coding sequence GTGTATCGCGCCGTAATCTTTGCGTGCTGCAGTTTTCTGGCTGTTAGTCTTATGGCGCAGAATGCTAATGACTATGTTGCTACTGCGCCAGGTGGTGAGTACTTCAGTGATCAAAATGTCCGTGTACAGTTCTTTTGCTCGCTTCAAAAAGATGTTGTTGAAGCACAGCGTGATAGTATCGCTGCGCTATATGGTTGGTATCTTGATATCGGCGGCAAATCGCCCTTAAGTTGCCTTCGTTCAGCAGAGGTACCACTTCCCATTGCTTTCAACTGGCTTGAGCGCTCCCGTCGCTTTGGCTTTAATGACGCAGAAATTCTAAATCAACCGCTAGAAGATGCACCAGTAGCAGTTACTGCATGGGTTCCACCCGGTTTTGAATCATTATTAGAGCCACAAGTCACGCGCGCTGATGTCTTTTTCGGTGGCAGGCGTATTGGCTCTTACATGTTGATCTATACGCCTGACCGAGTTGAATTTCAAAACCCTGAGCTCATTGTGGAGCGCCTACCAGACCTTCTGGAGCCAGCCCGCGTTATGCAGTCCTTGAGTGGGGCATTAGATCCTAACTCAGTATTCGCCTGCGGGCTCCGCGGGACCATGGGTTGTGGTGAGCTTCAGCCAACACCAACCGTCGCGGCAGTGATCTTTGATGAATCACGCTTTCGTGTAGACGTATTTGTTAGCCCTGAGCAGCTAGCCGTTCGTTCAGCAGGTGTTCAAAAGTTCTTACCGCCTAGTTCTGCGCAGTGGTCGATGATGCAGAGTCTATACTTAGCGATGTCGGGAGATGTGAGTGATCCTGCCGCGGTATATTCCTTAGCCGGCACCAATACAATTGCCTGGCGTGAAAATCGTTTGGTCACAGATCTGAATTATTCGGACGATGACCTAGATATTGATGAGTTTGCGCTTCAGCGGGATTATGAAGGGCTTAGTTATCGTGCGGGTTATTTCAATACTGATAGTTCGCTGCTTAGCTTTGGCTATGGCGGCAGCATGAGGGGTATCAGTATGGGGACGAGTATTGATACACGTACCGATTTACGGCAATCCGCCGGTAACGAGATAACCGTGTTCTTATCATCTCGCTCACGTGTAGCTATATACAAAGACGGCCGTTTGGTATCAGCGCAGAATTATGACGCCGGTAATCAGATTATTGATACCACAGCGCTTCCAGGCGGTAGCTACGATATTGACATCGAGATTACTGACGCATCAGGTCGTTCTACCGTAGAAACTCGATTTTACGTTAAGTCTTCGCGCTTGCCGCCTAAAGATGAGTCTGAATGGTACTTCGAATTAGGGGAGGCAACGGAGGCGATTGCGGACGAAGTGCTGCGTCAACCTGACGGTGATTGGATTACTCGGGGAGGTTATTCAACCCGCTTGTCTGACACTATAGGTATTGGCGGCGGTTTGGCTGCCCACAAAGATGAAACAATGGCTGAGTTCGATCTGTTTAATATCGGTCGCTACCATGAGCTTCAAACGTCTATCGCCTATTCGGATAATGACGCCTACGGTGTAAATCTAAACTCCAACTTTAGTGTTGATCGTTGGTCCATGGCCGCTAACCTTCGGTATGTTGATAACGCTCACTATGACAATGATATCAACCCAGATCTCACCCGTTCCTTACTGGGGAATTCGTTAACACAGGGAAGTCTCTCTCTGCAGCGCTCCACTGACTTTGGCTATTTCTCGTTGCAGGCAAGATATAATGATCGTTTTGCTCAAGAGGAATTGAAGACCTATACCTTCCGTTACACTGCGCCCGCCTACGACTTTTTCGGCTCGGACTTATACGGGCGAGTAGAGTTGAGTAAAGAAAATGATGATTGGTTGGCGTTGTTTACGGTTACGCTTCGTATTGATGACGGCAATTTCAGTTACCGCGTTGAGCCAGGCTATCGCCAAGACTACATTGCCGATACCGATGATTATGAAGATGAGCCAAGCTTAGAGCTTAATGCCGATTGGCAGGATGGTGACCGATTTATCTCGGATTTGCGTTTGAATGCGAACGCTTTCGCACGGCCTGATATTTCCGGTGTTTCCCTCGGTTACGATCATTCCTTCCGCTATGGACGCATACGCTCGGAAGTGGAGCATATTGATCGAAATGGTCAGAAAACGGATAGTTTCAACCTAAACGCTTCAACCTCGTTCATTGTTACGGATGAGAATGTGGCGGTAGGTGGGCAACAGCAAAGTCAGTCTGCGGTGGTGATTAATTTGGATGGCCAATTAGAGGGCGTCTGGTTTGATGTATTGGTAGATAAGCGTCCCGTGGCCTATGCGATTGCCGGCACGGCTACCGTTGTTACCTTGCGCCCCTTCGAGACCTATGAGATTGAGCTCAGAGCGCGCGGTAATGGTTTTGCTGATGTTCAGGGCGATGTCCGTTCGGTCACGCTATACCCGGGTAACGTCGTGGATTTAAGTTGGGATGTAGCGATGGTTGACGTTGTCTTTGGTCAGGTAAGCTTGCCTAACGGCGAACCAGTAGCCAACGCAGTAGTTGGTGGTATCCCTGGCTTCTCGGTGACCGACGAATATGGCTTGTTCCAGGCGGAGATGAAGCAGGGGACGAGTGAGCTGACATTCCAAACTCGGGAGTATTCGTGCACAGTGGCTGTGCCAGAGTATAGAGGTAGAGCGGGTGTCGCCTCACTGGGTAGCTTACAGTGTGAGTAG
- a CDS encoding tRNA-dihydrouridine synthase has protein sequence MTTYLDKATENHSGIKFSLAPMEGVVDATMRHILTRVANVDLCVTEFLRVTTQLYPPKVFFKNCPELLSGSHTQSGVPVVLQLLGGQPTPMADNAARAVELGAIGIDLNFGCPAKTVNNSDGGAALLQYTDRLYNIVSAVRGAVPEHIPVTAKMRLGFNDRSQMHENASAIQSGGAEKLTVHGRTKKDGYKPPADWEAIKEIADGLRIPVVPNGDISSVAAFEACHAINGASEYMLGRGLLANPGLIRELRSDSGEFSWGELLPFILEFQYAEMTIGLRKHQGHRLKQWLAYLKTHYAEAATFFEQIKRLKDPELLEAALLEEIGRYPA, from the coding sequence TTGACCACTTATCTAGATAAAGCCACCGAAAACCATTCAGGAATCAAATTTAGCTTGGCACCAATGGAGGGAGTCGTAGATGCCACGATGCGGCATATATTGACGCGCGTCGCCAACGTAGATCTTTGCGTTACTGAATTCCTCAGAGTGACAACGCAACTCTACCCTCCGAAGGTATTCTTTAAGAACTGCCCGGAGCTACTGAGCGGAAGTCACACCCAGAGCGGCGTACCCGTAGTCCTCCAGCTACTTGGCGGGCAACCAACGCCCATGGCAGACAACGCAGCACGGGCAGTAGAGCTTGGCGCCATAGGCATTGATCTAAACTTTGGCTGCCCAGCCAAGACGGTGAATAACTCGGACGGCGGTGCCGCACTGCTGCAATATACAGATCGGCTTTACAACATCGTTAGCGCGGTTCGCGGTGCTGTACCGGAGCACATACCCGTCACAGCAAAGATGAGACTTGGATTCAATGACAGATCTCAGATGCACGAGAACGCCAGCGCTATACAATCAGGTGGCGCCGAAAAACTCACCGTGCATGGTCGAACGAAAAAAGACGGCTATAAACCACCTGCGGATTGGGAAGCCATCAAAGAGATTGCTGATGGGCTCCGAATCCCCGTAGTGCCAAATGGTGACATCTCAAGTGTTGCTGCCTTTGAAGCCTGCCATGCCATAAACGGCGCATCAGAATATATGCTTGGCCGCGGACTGCTTGCTAACCCAGGGTTAATTAGAGAACTTCGAAGCGATAGTGGCGAATTCAGCTGGGGCGAGCTCCTCCCCTTCATACTTGAATTTCAGTATGCTGAAATGACCATAGGCCTCCGCAAGCACCAGGGCCACCGCCTAAAACAATGGCTGGCCTACCTGAAAACTCACTATGCCGAAGCGGCTACCTTCTTTGAGCAGATTAAACGACTTAAAGATCCTGAACTGCTTGAAGCAGCCCTCTTAGAAGAGATTGGCCGTTATCCCGCCTAA
- a CDS encoding fimbrial biogenesis chaperone, whose protein sequence is MLKVISSGLLALLVSSAASANMFVDRSIVEFVAGQAPQQDIRVSNRGNDQMYVQVEVLDVLQPGTNEETREAVTNLADMTLLATPKQFVLPPQGERAVRLVALAEPGEVDQVYRVNVTPILPPLADTEASVVRVVVAYQLLVLVLPENPREDLVVTRDGNVLKFENRGNSYVLLADGQQCITENCSNLPTTRLYAGNSWEVELESSDVVASYRLTTFAGSRTVTW, encoded by the coding sequence ATGCTTAAGGTTATTTCATCGGGTTTGCTCGCATTACTCGTTTCCAGCGCAGCAAGCGCCAATATGTTTGTGGATCGCTCTATTGTTGAGTTCGTAGCCGGGCAGGCGCCTCAACAGGATATTCGGGTGAGCAATCGCGGTAATGATCAGATGTACGTTCAAGTAGAGGTACTAGACGTTCTCCAGCCGGGTACCAACGAAGAAACCCGTGAAGCGGTGACTAATCTGGCCGATATGACTCTGCTTGCAACGCCAAAGCAGTTTGTGCTTCCTCCGCAGGGTGAGCGCGCTGTACGTTTAGTGGCGTTGGCGGAACCGGGAGAGGTTGATCAAGTCTACCGTGTGAACGTTACGCCAATTCTACCTCCTCTCGCAGACACCGAGGCATCGGTAGTTCGCGTGGTGGTAGCCTATCAATTACTCGTGTTAGTCCTTCCAGAGAATCCTCGTGAGGACCTAGTAGTTACTCGCGATGGCAACGTTCTTAAATTCGAAAACCGTGGTAATAGCTACGTTTTATTAGCTGACGGTCAACAGTGCATTACCGAGAATTGCTCGAATTTACCTACTACTCGTCTTTATGCGGGTAATAGCTGGGAAGTTGAGTTAGAAAGTAGTGATGTTGTGGCTTCCTATCGCCTAACTACGTTCGCGGGTAGTCGTACCGTAACGTGGTAA